The DNA region CACCGCCCTCACCCCGCGTGGTTGAGTATAACCCTGTTCTGACACCGCGTGCGCGGCTGAGCCACGTTAACAACGCGCCGTTTTCGTCATCAGGATGCGCGACGGTGTGTAGAACGGTAGCAGTTGTCTGTAGACGTTGCAAGGCGCGCCAGGTTTCTGAAGCGTTTGTTGCTCCCGCCATTTCTCCCGTGTCTGCCATTGTCATATTCCCTCCTACTATTCCGAACAATGCGAAAACTAAAATTGGACCTACGATTTTTCTGTGCATGAGAAGATTCTCCAAGGGAAGACGAGCGTATATTATTCACTGTATGGAAAGATCATGCGCTGCTATTTACAGAAATTCGCGCGGAGCATTTCCACGCTCTGTGGGACACCGATGTGTGCATCGGCTTTTCCTTCAAATTCAATGGATACGTATCCCCGAAATCCAACTTCTTTTAGAATATTGCCTATTTTAGCATAATCTAAATCCAATGTATACCATTCCCCGCCACCGTAATAGGTTTTGGCATGGACAAGCACTGCCTCATCTGCAATTTGTTCCAGTTTTTGATACGGATCTGACAGGAAATTTCCGCAATCCATTGTCACCTTCAGCCAGTCTGAGTCGATGGCAGCAACGATGCGATTGACCCCTTCAGGTGTACAGGTGAGTCCCCAATGGTTTTCGAGTCCAAGAACAACCCCGTATTTCTCGGCATCCGGGAGGCATTTTTCGATAGCGGCGATGACCCACGCAAACGCCTCGTCTTCTGTATGTCCGGGGAGTGTCGGTTCTTGTCCTTCGGTTTTCATCAATTCATCGAAAGAGGGAACAGTGCCCCAACGTCCTGAGTTGAGGCGAATTGCGGGGATACCGAGTTCGTGTGCTAATCGGATGCAGTGAATCGTGTGATTTATATTTTTTTGTCGAGTTGCCTCGTCCGGGGAAACGAAGCCTTGATGGATGGAGAGTGCGTATAGATCGAGTCCGTGAATGAAGGCGAGCCTTTTCAGTTTCTGCAGATACGGATTCGCTTCCGATGCCATCTGTTGATGTAAAATTTCAATGCCATCGAGTTCAAGCCGTGCGGCTTCCTCAATGACGTGTTCAATCGGTACCCGTTCAGGTTTAAAATGCCAATAAGAGTAAGTGGATACACCGAGTTTGACACT from Candidatus Poribacteria bacterium includes:
- a CDS encoding sugar phosphate isomerase/epimerase, with the protein product MQKQESHDFRRGSVKLGVSTYSYWHFKPERVPIEHVIEEAARLELDGIEILHQQMASEANPYLQKLKRLAFIHGLDLYALSIHQGFVSPDEATRQKNINHTIHCIRLAHELGIPAIRLNSGRWGTVPSFDELMKTEGQEPTLPGHTEDEAFAWVIAAIEKCLPDAEKYGVVLGLENHWGLTCTPEGVNRIVAAIDSDWLKVTMDCGNFLSDPYQKLEQIADEAVLVHAKTYYGGGEWYTLDLDYAKIGNILKEVGFRGYVSIEFEGKADAHIGVPQSVEMLRANFCK